A DNA window from Camelina sativa cultivar DH55 chromosome 17, Cs, whole genome shotgun sequence contains the following coding sequences:
- the LOC104754435 gene encoding methylcrotonoyl-CoA carboxylase subunit alpha, mitochondrial-like isoform X3, with product MSMMTVWALRRNVRRKSYSMLVRYISGSASFGGGVSIKPKELCIEKILVANRGEIACRIMRTSKRLGIQTVAVYSDADRDSLHVKSADEAVRIGPPSARLSYLSGATIMEAAARTGAQAIHPGYGFLSESSDFAPLCEDSGLTFIGPPASAIRDMGDKSASKRIMGAAGVPLVPGYHGHEQDIDHMKSEAEKIGYPIIIKPTHGGGGKGMRIVQSEKDFADSFLGAQREAAASFGVNTILLEKYITRPRHIEVQIFGDKHGNVLHLYERDCSVQRRHQKIIEEAPAPNISENFRANLGQAAVSAARAVGYYNAGTVEFIVDTESDQFYFMEMNTRLQVEHPVTEMIVGQDLVEWQIRVANGEPLPISQSEMPLSGHAFEARIYAENVPKGFLPATGVLNHYRPVAVSPSVRVETGVEQGDTVSMHYDPMIAKLVVWGGNRGEALVKLKDCLSNFQVAGVPTNINFLQKLTSHKEFAVGNVETHFIEHHRSDLFADESNPAAAEVAYEAVNHSAALVAACVSAIEHSAWNESNHGKLPSIWYSHPPFRVHHEAKQTIELEWNNEYEGIGSNLISLGVIYQPDGSYLIQEGNDSPSLEVRVTRAGKCDFRVEAAGLSMNVSLATYLKEGYKHIHIWHGSEHHQFKQKVGIKFSEDEEGVQPRTSSETSSHPPGTIVAPMAGLVVKVLVENEAKVDQGQPVLVLEAMKMEHVVKAPSSGSIQGLKVKAGQQVSDGSALFRIKG from the exons ATGTCGATGATGACGGTGTGGGCACTACGGCGTAATGTTCGCCGGAAAAGTTACTCTATGCTCGTAAGATATATCTCCGGGTCCGCATCTTTCGGAGGAGGAGTTTCGATTAAGCCTAAGGAGCTGTGTATCGAGAAGATTCTGGTGGCGAACAGAGGCGAAATTGCTTGCCGGATCATGAGAACATCGAAGCGTTTAGGGATTCAGACCGTTGCTGTTTACAGTGACGCTGATAGAGATTCTCTCCATGTGAAGTCTGCAGACGAAGCGGTACGGATTGGCCCGCCCTCGGCTCGGCTCAGTTACCTCAGTGGTGCGACTATTATGGAGGCAGCGGCTCGGACTGGTGCGCAG GCGATACACCCTGGATATGGGTTCTTATCAGAAAGTTCGGACTTTGCTCCACTCTGTGAAGACTCAGGTTTAACATTCATTGGACCTCCAGCATCTGCAATTAGAGACATGGGTGATAAAAG TGCATCCAAGAGGATAATGGGGGCTGCCGGAGTACCTCTCGTGCCAGGATATCATGGCCATGAGCAAGATATTGATCATATGAAGTCAGAAGCTGAAAAGATTGGATACCCTATTATAATCAAGCCAACGCATGGAGGTGGGGGCAAG ggAATGAGGATAGTGCAAAGTGAGAAGGATTTTGCTGACTCGTTTTTAGGGGCTCAACGTGAAGCTGCTGCTTCTTTTGGCGTTAACACTATTCTTCTTGAGAAATACATCACTCGACCAAGGCATATAGAAGTCCAG ATATTTGGTGACAAACATGGAAATGTTCTTCATCTATACGAAAGGGATTGCAGTGTGCAAAGAAGACACCAAAAGATTATCGAAGAAGCTCCTGCG CCTAATATATCTGAAAACTTCCGCGCAAACTTAGGCCAAGCTGCGGTCTCTGCTGCACGG GCAGTTGGATATTACAATGCTGGGACGGTGGAATTTATAGTTGACACAGAGTCtgatcaattttattttatggaaaTGAACACCCGTCTACAG GTCGAACATCCTGTAACTGAGATGATTGTTGGTCAAGATCTTGTGGAATGGCAAATTCGGGTTGCCAATGGGGAACCTCTCCCCATAAGCCAATCCGAGATGCCACTGTCAG GTCATGCCTTTGAGGCCAGGATATATGCTGAAAATGTTCCAAAAGGATTTCTTCCTGCAACTGGGGTCCTCAATCATTATCGCCCTGTTGCAGTCTCACCATCAG TTCGGGTTGAAACTGGAGTTGAGCAAGGAGACACTGTTAGCATGCACTATGATCCTATGATTGCAAAGCTTGTTGTCTGGGGAGGTAATCGTGGCGAAGCTTTAGTGAAACTGAAGGATTGCTTGTCTAACTTTCAG GTAGCAGGTGTACCTACAAACATTAATTTCCTTCAAAAACTTACTAGTCATAAGGAGTTTGCAGTGGGCAATGTCGAAACTCATTTTATTGAGCACCATAGAAGTGATCTGTTTGCTGACGAAAGCAATCCAGCTGCAGCAGAAGTGGCATACGAAGCAGTTAATCATAGTGCAGCATTGGTGGCTGCTTGTGTCTCCGCAATCGAGCATTCTGCTTGGAATGAAAGTAATCATG GGAAACTTCCATCCATATGGTATTCTCATCCTCCTTTTAGGGTCCATCATGAAGCCAAACAAACCATTGAGCTAGAGTGGAATAATGAATACGAGGGAATTGGTTCTAACCTAATATCACTCGGTGTAATATATCAACCAGATGGGAGCTATCTTATTCAG GAAGGCAATGATTCTCCAAGTTTAGAAGTCCGGGTAACTCGAGCAGGAAAGTGTGATTTTAGAGTTGAAGCTGCCGGATTGAGCATGAACGTTAGTCTAGCCACATACTTGAAG GAGGGTTATAAGCACATCCATATATGGCATGGTTCAGAACACCATCAATTCAAGCAGAAGGTAGGAATCAAATTctctgaagatgaagaaggtgtTCAACCCAGAACCAGCTCCGAAACATCATCACACCCTCCAGGAACCATTGTGGCCCCCATGGCCGGATTAGTAGTCAAGGTCCTTGTCGAAAACGAAGCTAAAGTAGATCAAGGTCAACCTGTATTAGTCCTGGAGGCAATGAAGATGGAG
- the LOC104754435 gene encoding methylcrotonoyl-CoA carboxylase subunit alpha, mitochondrial-like isoform X1, whose amino-acid sequence MSMMTVWALRRNVRRKSYSMLVRYISGSASFGGGVSIKPKELCIEKILVANRGEIACRIMRTSKRLGIQTVAVYSDADRDSLHVKSADEAVRIGPPSARLSYLSGATIMEAAARTGAQAIHPGYGFLSESSDFAPLCEDSGLTFIGPPASAIRDMGDKSASKRIMGAAGVPLVPGYHGHEQDIDHMKSEAEKIGYPIIIKPTHGGGGKGMRIVQSEKDFADSFLGAQREAAASFGVNTILLEKYITRPRHIEVQIFGDKHGNVLHLYERDCSVQRRHQKIIEEAPAPNISENFRANLGQAAVSAARAVGYYNAGTVEFIVDTESDQFYFMEMNTRLQVEHPVTEMIVGQDLVEWQIRVANGEPLPISQSEMPLSGHAFEARIYAENVPKGFLPATGVLNHYRPVAVSPSVRVETGVEQGDTVSMHYDPMIAKLVVWGGNRGEALVKLKDCLSNFQVAGVPTNINFLQKLTSHKEFAVGNVETHFIEHHRSDLFADESNPAAAEVAYEAVNHSAALVAACVSAIEHSAWNESNHGKLPSIWYSHPPFRVHHEAKQTIELEWNNEYEGIGSNLISLGVIYQPDGSYLIQEGNDSPSLEVRVTRAGKCDFRVEAAGLSMNVSLATYLKEGYKHIHIWHGSEHHQFKQKVGIKFSEDEEGVQPRTSSETSSHPPGTIVAPMAGLVVKVLVENEAKVDQGQPVLVLEAMKMEHVVKAPSSGSIHGLKVKAGQQVSDGSALFRIKG is encoded by the exons ATGTCGATGATGACGGTGTGGGCACTACGGCGTAATGTTCGCCGGAAAAGTTACTCTATGCTCGTAAGATATATCTCCGGGTCCGCATCTTTCGGAGGAGGAGTTTCGATTAAGCCTAAGGAGCTGTGTATCGAGAAGATTCTGGTGGCGAACAGAGGCGAAATTGCTTGCCGGATCATGAGAACATCGAAGCGTTTAGGGATTCAGACCGTTGCTGTTTACAGTGACGCTGATAGAGATTCTCTCCATGTGAAGTCTGCAGACGAAGCGGTACGGATTGGCCCGCCCTCGGCTCGGCTCAGTTACCTCAGTGGTGCGACTATTATGGAGGCAGCGGCTCGGACTGGTGCGCAG GCGATACACCCTGGATATGGGTTCTTATCAGAAAGTTCGGACTTTGCTCCACTCTGTGAAGACTCAGGTTTAACATTCATTGGACCTCCAGCATCTGCAATTAGAGACATGGGTGATAAAAG TGCATCCAAGAGGATAATGGGGGCTGCCGGAGTACCTCTCGTGCCAGGATATCATGGCCATGAGCAAGATATTGATCATATGAAGTCAGAAGCTGAAAAGATTGGATACCCTATTATAATCAAGCCAACGCATGGAGGTGGGGGCAAG ggAATGAGGATAGTGCAAAGTGAGAAGGATTTTGCTGACTCGTTTTTAGGGGCTCAACGTGAAGCTGCTGCTTCTTTTGGCGTTAACACTATTCTTCTTGAGAAATACATCACTCGACCAAGGCATATAGAAGTCCAG ATATTTGGTGACAAACATGGAAATGTTCTTCATCTATACGAAAGGGATTGCAGTGTGCAAAGAAGACACCAAAAGATTATCGAAGAAGCTCCTGCG CCTAATATATCTGAAAACTTCCGCGCAAACTTAGGCCAAGCTGCGGTCTCTGCTGCACGG GCAGTTGGATATTACAATGCTGGGACGGTGGAATTTATAGTTGACACAGAGTCtgatcaattttattttatggaaaTGAACACCCGTCTACAG GTCGAACATCCTGTAACTGAGATGATTGTTGGTCAAGATCTTGTGGAATGGCAAATTCGGGTTGCCAATGGGGAACCTCTCCCCATAAGCCAATCCGAGATGCCACTGTCAG GTCATGCCTTTGAGGCCAGGATATATGCTGAAAATGTTCCAAAAGGATTTCTTCCTGCAACTGGGGTCCTCAATCATTATCGCCCTGTTGCAGTCTCACCATCAG TTCGGGTTGAAACTGGAGTTGAGCAAGGAGACACTGTTAGCATGCACTATGATCCTATGATTGCAAAGCTTGTTGTCTGGGGAGGTAATCGTGGCGAAGCTTTAGTGAAACTGAAGGATTGCTTGTCTAACTTTCAG GTAGCAGGTGTACCTACAAACATTAATTTCCTTCAAAAACTTACTAGTCATAAGGAGTTTGCAGTGGGCAATGTCGAAACTCATTTTATTGAGCACCATAGAAGTGATCTGTTTGCTGACGAAAGCAATCCAGCTGCAGCAGAAGTGGCATACGAAGCAGTTAATCATAGTGCAGCATTGGTGGCTGCTTGTGTCTCCGCAATCGAGCATTCTGCTTGGAATGAAAGTAATCATG GGAAACTTCCATCCATATGGTATTCTCATCCTCCTTTTAGGGTCCATCATGAAGCCAAACAAACCATTGAGCTAGAGTGGAATAATGAATACGAGGGAATTGGTTCTAACCTAATATCACTCGGTGTAATATATCAACCAGATGGGAGCTATCTTATTCAG GAAGGCAATGATTCTCCAAGTTTAGAAGTCCGGGTAACTCGAGCAGGAAAGTGTGATTTTAGAGTTGAAGCTGCCGGATTGAGCATGAACGTTAGTCTAGCCACATACTTGAAG GAGGGTTATAAGCACATCCATATATGGCATGGTTCAGAACACCATCAATTCAAGCAGAAGGTAGGAATCAAATTctctgaagatgaagaaggtgtTCAACCCAGAACCAGCTCCGAAACATCATCACACCCTCCAGGAACCATTGTGGCCCCCATGGCCGGATTAGTAGTCAAGGTCCTTGTCGAAAACGAAGCTAAAGTAGATCAAGGTCAACCTGTATTAGTCCTGGAGGCAATGAAGATGGAG CACGTTGTGAAAGCCCCATCCTCTGGAAGCATACATGGCCTCAAAGTTAAAGCAGGCCAACAGGTTTCAGATGGTAGTGCTCTATTCAGGATCAAAG GATAA